In Chryseobacterium gleum, a single genomic region encodes these proteins:
- a CDS encoding universal stress protein: protein MKKILFLTDFSEVAKNAFLYALSLADNFNSELHILHITPIIEPKTDEERYRVHPLAQMFNDSLENDEWNEFKTEAKKLEQLAHNNNKLHVPVEFHFENGYFQDVIESHIVEKSIDLIVMGTSGNNTIDKKLFGSHAVRLIDSGFDIPILAVPAKAVFTSTGAFAVAVMLVENECVIIRRIATKLSPSETPLKCVHIVDTEEKAMAAQQKKAHWLTNFEGLDVQVDIVIDTDIEDGLTKYVEDNYINILSIIHRQLPFMKRLFNINHSKRLLRLSETAMLIYNVEDK from the coding sequence ATGAAAAAAATACTTTTTCTGACAGATTTTTCAGAAGTAGCAAAGAACGCATTTTTATATGCCCTATCGCTTGCAGATAATTTTAACTCGGAATTGCACATTCTGCATATTACACCTATTATTGAACCGAAGACGGACGAGGAACGCTATCGGGTACACCCTTTGGCACAGATGTTCAACGATTCGCTGGAAAATGATGAGTGGAACGAATTTAAGACAGAAGCAAAAAAATTGGAGCAGTTGGCTCATAACAACAATAAGCTTCACGTTCCCGTAGAGTTCCATTTTGAAAATGGCTATTTCCAAGATGTAATTGAGAGCCATATCGTAGAAAAATCAATTGACCTGATTGTAATGGGTACGTCGGGGAATAACACTATAGACAAAAAACTGTTCGGCTCGCACGCAGTAAGGCTGATTGACAGTGGTTTTGATATACCGATATTGGCAGTGCCTGCAAAAGCCGTTTTTACCTCTACGGGGGCGTTTGCCGTTGCGGTAATGCTCGTTGAAAATGAATGTGTCATTATCAGGCGGATTGCCACAAAACTCTCCCCGTCAGAGACACCTTTAAAATGTGTACACATAGTCGATACAGAAGAAAAAGCTATGGCTGCACAACAAAAGAAAGCACATTGGCTTACAAATTTTGAGGGTCTTGATGTTCAGGTGGATATTGTTATTGATACGGATATAGAAGACGGCTTGACAAAGTATGTAGAAGATAACTATATCAATATCCTAAGCATCATACATAGACAATTACCCTTTATGAAAAGATTGTTCAATATAAACCATAGTAAAAGGCTGCTACGTCTTTCTGAAACGGCAATGCTGATATATAATGTAGAAGATAAATAA